Proteins encoded in a region of the Zea mays cultivar B73 chromosome 4, Zm-B73-REFERENCE-NAM-5.0, whole genome shotgun sequence genome:
- the LOC542538 gene encoding seryl-tRNA synthetase has product MLTCGRFISSSAATSTASFFPFRTLTRSLVRRPAPHLLSSASAAAATAVELDTNGDGSAGGGAGVVRPQWKAAIDFKWIRDNRDAVADNIRTRNSTANLDLVFELYDQYLTLQKEVERLRAERNAVANKMKGKLDPSVRQALVEEGKNLKEGLIALEEDLVQLTDKLQLEAQSIPNTTHPDVPVGGEESSVLRKEVGSQRSFNFAIKDHLQLGKELDLFDFDAAAEVSGSKFYYLKNEAVLLEMALVNWAISEVSKKGFTPLITPEIVRSSVVEKCGFQPRAKNTQVYSIEDSDQCLIGTAEIPVGGIHMDSILAESALPLKYVAYSHCFRTEAGAAGAATRGLYRVHQFSKVEMFIFCRPEESGKWHEELITIEEDLYASLGLHFKTLDMATGDLGAPAYRKFDIEAWMPGLERYGEISSASNCTDYQSRRLGIRYRPSPSEPPSTSTKKGKGAASGPTQFVHTLNATAVAVPRLIVCILENFQQGDGSIVVPEPLRPYMGGLELLSPKFK; this is encoded by the exons ATGCTGACCTGCGGCCGCTTTATCTCCTCCTCCGCTGCTACCAGCACCGCATCCTTTTTCCCGTTTCGGACTCTCACTCGCTCCCTCGTTCGCCGCCCCGCTCCCCACCTCCTCTCCtctgcctccgccgccgccgccaccgccgtggAACTCGACACCAATG GAGACGGTAGTGCGGGAGGTGGTGCCGGTGTGGTGAGGCCGCAGTGGAAGGCCGCGATTGATTTCAAATGGATCCGAGACAACCGGGATGCCGTCGCCGACAACATCCGGACCCGGAACTCTACCGCCAATCTGGACCTCGTCTTCGAGCTCTACGATCAGTACCTCACACTGCAGAAG GAGGTTGAAAGGCTCCGAGCTGAAAGAAATGCGGTTGCCAACAAGATGAAAGGGAAACTAGACCCATCTGTTCGCCAAGCCCTTGTTGAAGAAG GTAAGAACCTGAAAGAGGGACTTATAGCACTCGAGGAGGATCTTGTTCAGCTGACAGATAAGCTTCAACTTGAAGCTCAAAGTATTCCTAACACTACCCATCCAGATGTTCCTGTTGGGGGTGAGGAAAGCTCTGTCCTCAGGAAAGAG GTAGGCAGTCAGAGGAGCTTCAATTTTGcaatcaaagatcatcttcagctgGGGAAGGAACTTGATTTGTTTGACTTTGATGCAGCAGCCGAG GTCAGTGGTTCGAAGTTCTACTACTTAAAGAATGAAGCTGTTTTGTTGGAGATGGCCCTAGTAAACTGGGCTATTTCAGAGGTCTCCAAGAAGGGTTTCACACCACTCATAACTCCAGAGATCGTAAGATCATCTGTTGTTGAGAAATGTGGCTTTCAGCCAAGGGCCAAAAACACTCAG GTATACTCAATTGAGGACAGTGATCAGTGTCTCATAGGCACAGCGGAAATTCCTGTTGGAGGCATCCACATGGACTCAATACTTGCCGAATCCGCTTTGCCTTTAAAATATGTAGCATATTCACACTGTTTTCGCACAGAAGCAGGTGCAGCAGGTGCTGCCACTAG GGGCCTCTATCGGGTACATCAATTTAGCAAGGTTGAGATGTTCATATTCTGTCGGCCAGAGGAGAGTGGAAAATGGCATGAAGAACTTATTACAATTGAAGAGGATCTTTATGCATCACTTGGACTTCATTTCAA AACTCTGGACATGGCAACTGGGGATCTGGGTGCACCAGCCTACCGGAAATTTGATATCGAGGCGTGGATGCCCGGCCTAGAGCGTTATGGTGAG ATCTCCAGTGCATCAAATTGTACCGACTACCAAAGTAGGCGACTAGGCATCCGTTACCGCCCATCACCCTCGGAGCCTCCATCAACGAGCACCAAGAAAGGGAAGGGAGCTGCCTCAGGCCCTACGCAGTTCGTCCACACGCTCAACGCTACAGCAGTGGCGGTGCCTCGTCTGATAGTTTGCATTCTAGAGAATTTTCAGCAGGGCGATGGGTCGATTGTGGTTCCAGAGCCACTAAGACCCTATATGGGTGGACTAGAGTTGCTCTCCCCAAAATTCAAGTGA
- the LOC542538 gene encoding seryl-tRNA synthetase isoform X1 — MPSPTTSGPGTLPPIWTSSSSSTISTSHCRRWQEVERLRAERNAVANKMKGKLDPSVRQALVEEGKNLKEGLIALEEDLVQLTDKLQLEAQSIPNTTHPDVPVGGEESSVLRKEVGSQRSFNFAIKDHLQLGKELDLFDFDAAAEVSGSKFYYLKNEAVLLEMALVNWAISEVSKKGFTPLITPEIVRSSVVEKCGFQPRAKNTQVYSIEDSDQCLIGTAEIPVGGIHMDSILAESALPLKYVAYSHCFRTEAGAAGAATRGLYRVHQFSKVEMFIFCRPEESGKWHEELITIEEDLYASLGLHFKTLDMATGDLGAPAYRKFDIEAWMPGLERYGEISSASNCTDYQSRRLGIRYRPSPSEPPSTSTKKGKGAASGPTQFVHTLNATAVAVPRLIVCILENFQQGDGSIVVPEPLRPYMGGLELLSPKFK, encoded by the exons ATGCCGTCGCCGACAACATCCGGACCCGGAACTCTACCGCCAATCTGGACCTCGTCTTCGAGCTCTACGATCAGTACCTCACACTGCAGAAG ATGGCAGGAGGTTGAAAGGCTCCGAGCTGAAAGAAATGCGGTTGCCAACAAGATGAAAGGGAAACTAGACCCATCTGTTCGCCAAGCCCTTGTTGAAGAAG GTAAGAACCTGAAAGAGGGACTTATAGCACTCGAGGAGGATCTTGTTCAGCTGACAGATAAGCTTCAACTTGAAGCTCAAAGTATTCCTAACACTACCCATCCAGATGTTCCTGTTGGGGGTGAGGAAAGCTCTGTCCTCAGGAAAGAG GTAGGCAGTCAGAGGAGCTTCAATTTTGcaatcaaagatcatcttcagctgGGGAAGGAACTTGATTTGTTTGACTTTGATGCAGCAGCCGAG GTCAGTGGTTCGAAGTTCTACTACTTAAAGAATGAAGCTGTTTTGTTGGAGATGGCCCTAGTAAACTGGGCTATTTCAGAGGTCTCCAAGAAGGGTTTCACACCACTCATAACTCCAGAGATCGTAAGATCATCTGTTGTTGAGAAATGTGGCTTTCAGCCAAGGGCCAAAAACACTCAG GTATACTCAATTGAGGACAGTGATCAGTGTCTCATAGGCACAGCGGAAATTCCTGTTGGAGGCATCCACATGGACTCAATACTTGCCGAATCCGCTTTGCCTTTAAAATATGTAGCATATTCACACTGTTTTCGCACAGAAGCAGGTGCAGCAGGTGCTGCCACTAG GGGCCTCTATCGGGTACATCAATTTAGCAAGGTTGAGATGTTCATATTCTGTCGGCCAGAGGAGAGTGGAAAATGGCATGAAGAACTTATTACAATTGAAGAGGATCTTTATGCATCACTTGGACTTCATTTCAA AACTCTGGACATGGCAACTGGGGATCTGGGTGCACCAGCCTACCGGAAATTTGATATCGAGGCGTGGATGCCCGGCCTAGAGCGTTATGGTGAG ATCTCCAGTGCATCAAATTGTACCGACTACCAAAGTAGGCGACTAGGCATCCGTTACCGCCCATCACCCTCGGAGCCTCCATCAACGAGCACCAAGAAAGGGAAGGGAGCTGCCTCAGGCCCTACGCAGTTCGTCCACACGCTCAACGCTACAGCAGTGGCGGTGCCTCGTCTGATAGTTTGCATTCTAGAGAATTTTCAGCAGGGCGATGGGTCGATTGTGGTTCCAGAGCCACTAAGACCCTATATGGGTGGACTAGAGTTGCTCTCCCCAAAATTCAAGTGA